A window of the Lolium perenne isolate Kyuss_39 chromosome 7, Kyuss_2.0, whole genome shotgun sequence genome harbors these coding sequences:
- the LOC127300835 gene encoding aminopeptidase M1-B isoform X1 — translation MADSPEQFRGKSRLPRFAQPLRYDLLLRPDLAACTFSGSAAVAVAVSAPTRFLVLNAAELSVDGSSIRFQDLAPTEVVQFEEDEILVIGFQKELPVGEGVLTMNFTGTLNDQMRGFYRSKYEYKGESKNMAVTQFQAADARRCFPCWDEPAFKAKFKLTLQVPSELVALSNMPVVKDTVHGPLKTVYYEESPLMSTYLIAIVVGLFDYIESSTLEGTKVRVYTQVGMTSQGKFALDVGVKSLNLYKDYFATPYPLPKLDMIAIPDFAAGAMENYGLITYRESALLYDEQLSSASNKQQVAITVAHELAHQWFGNLVTMEWWTHLWLNEGFASWVSYLAVESIFPEWNNWTQFLDETTSGLRLDALAESHPIEVEVNHASEIGAIFDSISYDKGASVIRMLESYLGAERFQKALASYIKKYAYSNAKTEDLWAVLEEETGEPVKDLMTTWTKQQGYPVIYAKLNGQDLELEQAQFLSDGSSGPHMWIVPMTSCCDSYDVNKKFLLKDKTDKIHIKDFTASQITDRSQNFWIKLNIDQTGFYRVKYDDELAAGLENAVKAKKLSLMDMIGIVEDSYALSIACKQTLTSLLRLLNAYRHESDYTVLSHVTSVCLGVDKISADATPDLSRDIKQLLIKLLLLAAKRVGWDPKDGESHLDAMLRSLLLIALVKLGHDETINEGIRRFHIFLEDRKSSLLPPDNRKAAYLAVMRTVSTSSRAGYEALLKIYRETSEAQEKSRILGSLSSCRDKDIVFEALNLMFTDEVRNQDAYDVLRGVSLEGREVAWAWLKENWDHVLKTWPSSQLVSMFVNYIVSPFTSEEKAAEVSEFFATRVKPSFERALKQSLERVRISARWIESIKREPNLARTVHQLLLQEV, via the exons ATGGCGGACTCGCCGGAGCAGTTCAGGGGGAAGTCCCGCCTCCCCCGCTTCGCCCAACCCCTCCGCTACGACCTCCTCCTCCGCCCCGACCTCGCCGCATGCACCTTCTCCGGCTCCGCGGCGGTCGCCGTCGCCGTCTCCGCGCCCACCCGTTTCCTCGTGCTCAACGCCGCCGAGCTTTCCGTCGACGGATCCTCCATCCGCTTCCAG GATTTGGCGCCTACGGAGGTGGTACAGTTCGAGGAAGATGAGATCCTGGTCATCGGGTTCCAAAAGGAGCTGCCCGTCGGCGAGGGCGTGCTCACCATGAACTTCACCGGGACCCTCAACGACCAGATGAGGGGATTCTACAGGAG CAAGTACGAGTACAAGGGGGAGTCCAAAAACATGGCAGTTACACAGTTTCAAGCTGCTGATGCACGGCGGTGCTTTCCATGCTGGGATGAGCCTGCATTTAAG GCCAAGTTCAAGTTAACATTACAAGTTCCATCTGAGCTGGTAGCATTGTCCAATATGCCAGTAGTTAAGGATACAGTTCATGGGCCTCTCAAGACTGTCTATTATGAGGAATCTCCACTTATGTCAACATATCTAATTGCTATAGTTGTTGGTTTATTTGATTACATAGAGAGCTCTACGTTAGAAG GCACCAAAGTTCGTGTGTATACCCAAGTTGGCATGACTAGTCAAGGAAAGTTCGCACTAGATGTTGGGGTGAAGTCACTGAATCTGTACAAAGA TTATTTTGCCACTCCTTACCCACTACCTAAGCTGGATATGATTGCTATTCCTGATTTCGCCGCCGGAGCTATGGAAAACTATGGGTTGATCACTTACAGGGAATCAGCTTTGCTTTATGACGAGCAATTATCATCAGCATCTAACAAACAGCAG GTAGCAATAACTGTTGCACATGAACTGGCTCACCAATGGTTTGGCAATCTTGTAACCATGGAATGGTGGACTCACTTGTGGCTAAACGAGGGTTTTGCTTCCTGG GTGAGTTATTTAGCTGTAGAATCTATATTTCCCGAATGGAATAATTGGACGCAGTTCCTTGATGAGACGACCTCTGGCCTCAGACTGGATGCACTTGCAGAGTCTCATCCTATCGAG GTTGAAGTAAACCATGCCAGTGAAATTGGTGCGATTTTTGATTCCATAAGCTATGACAAGGGGGCTTCTGTCATTCGCATGCTAGAAAGCTACCTTGGTGCAGAACGTTTTCAG AAAGCTTTGGCTTCATATATAAAGAAGTATGCGTACTCAAACGCTAAAACCGAAGACCTGTGGGCTGTTCTTGAGGAGGAAACAGGGGAGCCTGTTAAAGATCTGATGACTACATGGACTAAGCAACAAGGATATCCTGTTATCTATGCAAAACTAAACGGGCAAGATTTGGAACTCGAGCAG GCTCAGTTTCTGTCAGATGGATCATCTGGTCCTCACATGTGGATTGTTCCCATGACATCATGCTGTGACTCGTATGATGTGAATAAAAAGTTTCTGTTGAAAGACAAGACTGATAAGATACATATAAAAGACTTTACGGCCTCCCAAATTACTGACAGAAGCCAAAACTTTTGGATCAAATTGAACATTGATCAAACTGGATTTTATAGAGTGAAATATGATGATGAACTTGCAGCCGGACTTGAAAATGCAGTAAAAGCCAAGAAACTCTCTTTAATGGATATGATTG GTATTGTGGAAGATTCATATGCCCTTTCTATTGCTTGCAAACAAACACTAACATCATTGCTGCGTCTGCTGAATGCTTATCGTCATGAGTCTGATTACACTGTACTTTCACATGTAACCTCT GTATGTTTAGGCGTTGATAAAATATCAGCTGATGCTACTCCTGACTTGTCTAGAGATATCAAACAACTTCTGATCAAGCTTCTTTTGTTAGCTGCCAA GAGAGTAGGCTGGGATCCTAAGGATGGTGAGAGCCATCTTGATGCAATGCTTAGGTCACTGCTCTTGATTGCCCTTGTTAAACTGGGACATGATGAGACTATAAATGAGGGAATTCGTCGTTTCCACATCTTCTTAGAAGACCGAAAAAGTTCCCTTCTGCCACCAGACAATAGAAAG GCAGCATACCTTGCTGTGATGCGGACCGTGAGTACATCAAGCAGAGCCGGTTACGAGGCTCTCCTGAAAATCTACAGGGAAACATCTGAAGCGCAGGAGAAGTCTCGTATCTTAG GCTCATTATCTTCATGCCGAGATAAGGATATTGTTTTTGAGGCATTGAACCTTATGTTTACAGATGAG GTACGGAATCAAGATGCATATGATGTCCTTCGTGGTGTTAGCTTAGAAGGACGAGAAGTTGCATGGGCCTGGCTGAAG GAAAATTGGGATCACGTCCTCAAGACTTGGCCATCAAGCCAACTCGTATCTATGTTTGTCAATTATATTGTTTCCCCG ttcacctccgaggagaaaGCCGCTGAGGTTTCTGAGTTCTTTGCCACTCGTGTGAAACCATCTTTCGAGAGAGCACTGAAGCAGAGCCTGGAGAGGGTGCGGATCAGCGCTAGATGGATCGAGAGCATCAAGAGGGAGCCAAACCTTGCCCGAACAGTGCATCAGTTGCTGCTGCAGGAGGTGTAA
- the LOC127300835 gene encoding aminopeptidase M1-B isoform X3, which yields MADSPEQFRGKSRLPRFAQPLRYDLLLRPDLAACTFSGSAAVAVAVSAPTRFLVLNAAELSVDGSSIRFQDLAPTEVVQFEEDEILVIGFQKELPVGEGVLTMNFTGTLNDQMRGFYRSKYEYKGESKNMAVTQFQAADARRCFPCWDEPAFKAKFKLTLQVPSELVALSNMPVVKDTVHGPLKTVYYEESPLMSTYLIAIVVGLFDYIESSTLEGTKVRVYTQVGMTSQGKFALDVGVKSLNLYKDYFATPYPLPKLDMIAIPDFAAGAMENYGLITYRESALLYDEQLSSASNKQQVAITVAHELAHQWFGNLVTMEWWTHLWLNEGFASWVSYLAVESIFPEWNNWTQFLDETTSGLRLDALAESHPIEKALASYIKKYAYSNAKTEDLWAVLEEETGEPVKDLMTTWTKQQGYPVIYAKLNGQDLELEQAQFLSDGSSGPHMWIVPMTSCCDSYDVNKKFLLKDKTDKIHIKDFTASQITDRSQNFWIKLNIDQTGFYRVKYDDELAAGLENAVKAKKLSLMDMIGIVEDSYALSIACKQTLTSLLRLLNAYRHESDYTVLSHVTSVCLGVDKISADATPDLSRDIKQLLIKLLLLAAKRVGWDPKDGESHLDAMLRSLLLIALVKLGHDETINEGIRRFHIFLEDRKSSLLPPDNRKAAYLAVMRTVSTSSRAGYEALLKIYRETSEAQEKSRILGSLSSCRDKDIVFEALNLMFTDEVRNQDAYDVLRGVSLEGREVAWAWLKENWDHVLKTWPSSQLVSMFVNYIVSPFTSEEKAAEVSEFFATRVKPSFERALKQSLERVRISARWIESIKREPNLARTVHQLLLQEV from the exons ATGGCGGACTCGCCGGAGCAGTTCAGGGGGAAGTCCCGCCTCCCCCGCTTCGCCCAACCCCTCCGCTACGACCTCCTCCTCCGCCCCGACCTCGCCGCATGCACCTTCTCCGGCTCCGCGGCGGTCGCCGTCGCCGTCTCCGCGCCCACCCGTTTCCTCGTGCTCAACGCCGCCGAGCTTTCCGTCGACGGATCCTCCATCCGCTTCCAG GATTTGGCGCCTACGGAGGTGGTACAGTTCGAGGAAGATGAGATCCTGGTCATCGGGTTCCAAAAGGAGCTGCCCGTCGGCGAGGGCGTGCTCACCATGAACTTCACCGGGACCCTCAACGACCAGATGAGGGGATTCTACAGGAG CAAGTACGAGTACAAGGGGGAGTCCAAAAACATGGCAGTTACACAGTTTCAAGCTGCTGATGCACGGCGGTGCTTTCCATGCTGGGATGAGCCTGCATTTAAG GCCAAGTTCAAGTTAACATTACAAGTTCCATCTGAGCTGGTAGCATTGTCCAATATGCCAGTAGTTAAGGATACAGTTCATGGGCCTCTCAAGACTGTCTATTATGAGGAATCTCCACTTATGTCAACATATCTAATTGCTATAGTTGTTGGTTTATTTGATTACATAGAGAGCTCTACGTTAGAAG GCACCAAAGTTCGTGTGTATACCCAAGTTGGCATGACTAGTCAAGGAAAGTTCGCACTAGATGTTGGGGTGAAGTCACTGAATCTGTACAAAGA TTATTTTGCCACTCCTTACCCACTACCTAAGCTGGATATGATTGCTATTCCTGATTTCGCCGCCGGAGCTATGGAAAACTATGGGTTGATCACTTACAGGGAATCAGCTTTGCTTTATGACGAGCAATTATCATCAGCATCTAACAAACAGCAG GTAGCAATAACTGTTGCACATGAACTGGCTCACCAATGGTTTGGCAATCTTGTAACCATGGAATGGTGGACTCACTTGTGGCTAAACGAGGGTTTTGCTTCCTGG GTGAGTTATTTAGCTGTAGAATCTATATTTCCCGAATGGAATAATTGGACGCAGTTCCTTGATGAGACGACCTCTGGCCTCAGACTGGATGCACTTGCAGAGTCTCATCCTATCGAG AAAGCTTTGGCTTCATATATAAAGAAGTATGCGTACTCAAACGCTAAAACCGAAGACCTGTGGGCTGTTCTTGAGGAGGAAACAGGGGAGCCTGTTAAAGATCTGATGACTACATGGACTAAGCAACAAGGATATCCTGTTATCTATGCAAAACTAAACGGGCAAGATTTGGAACTCGAGCAG GCTCAGTTTCTGTCAGATGGATCATCTGGTCCTCACATGTGGATTGTTCCCATGACATCATGCTGTGACTCGTATGATGTGAATAAAAAGTTTCTGTTGAAAGACAAGACTGATAAGATACATATAAAAGACTTTACGGCCTCCCAAATTACTGACAGAAGCCAAAACTTTTGGATCAAATTGAACATTGATCAAACTGGATTTTATAGAGTGAAATATGATGATGAACTTGCAGCCGGACTTGAAAATGCAGTAAAAGCCAAGAAACTCTCTTTAATGGATATGATTG GTATTGTGGAAGATTCATATGCCCTTTCTATTGCTTGCAAACAAACACTAACATCATTGCTGCGTCTGCTGAATGCTTATCGTCATGAGTCTGATTACACTGTACTTTCACATGTAACCTCT GTATGTTTAGGCGTTGATAAAATATCAGCTGATGCTACTCCTGACTTGTCTAGAGATATCAAACAACTTCTGATCAAGCTTCTTTTGTTAGCTGCCAA GAGAGTAGGCTGGGATCCTAAGGATGGTGAGAGCCATCTTGATGCAATGCTTAGGTCACTGCTCTTGATTGCCCTTGTTAAACTGGGACATGATGAGACTATAAATGAGGGAATTCGTCGTTTCCACATCTTCTTAGAAGACCGAAAAAGTTCCCTTCTGCCACCAGACAATAGAAAG GCAGCATACCTTGCTGTGATGCGGACCGTGAGTACATCAAGCAGAGCCGGTTACGAGGCTCTCCTGAAAATCTACAGGGAAACATCTGAAGCGCAGGAGAAGTCTCGTATCTTAG GCTCATTATCTTCATGCCGAGATAAGGATATTGTTTTTGAGGCATTGAACCTTATGTTTACAGATGAG GTACGGAATCAAGATGCATATGATGTCCTTCGTGGTGTTAGCTTAGAAGGACGAGAAGTTGCATGGGCCTGGCTGAAG GAAAATTGGGATCACGTCCTCAAGACTTGGCCATCAAGCCAACTCGTATCTATGTTTGTCAATTATATTGTTTCCCCG ttcacctccgaggagaaaGCCGCTGAGGTTTCTGAGTTCTTTGCCACTCGTGTGAAACCATCTTTCGAGAGAGCACTGAAGCAGAGCCTGGAGAGGGTGCGGATCAGCGCTAGATGGATCGAGAGCATCAAGAGGGAGCCAAACCTTGCCCGAACAGTGCATCAGTTGCTGCTGCAGGAGGTGTAA
- the LOC127300835 gene encoding aminopeptidase M1-B isoform X2, which produces MADSPEQFRGKSRLPRFAQPLRYDLLLRPDLAACTFSGSAAVAVAVSAPTRFLVLNAAELSVDGSSIRFQDLAPTEVVQFEEDEILVIGFQKELPVGEGVLTMNFTGTLNDQMRGFYRSKYEYKGESKNMAVTQFQAADARRCFPCWDEPAFKAKFKLTLQVPSELVALSNMPVVKDTVHGPLKTVYYEESPLMSTYLIAIVVGLFDYIESSTLEGTKVRVYTQVGMTSQGKFALDVGVKSLNLYKEESALLYDEQLSSASNKQQVAITVAHELAHQWFGNLVTMEWWTHLWLNEGFASWVSYLAVESIFPEWNNWTQFLDETTSGLRLDALAESHPIEVEVNHASEIGAIFDSISYDKGASVIRMLESYLGAERFQKALASYIKKYAYSNAKTEDLWAVLEEETGEPVKDLMTTWTKQQGYPVIYAKLNGQDLELEQAQFLSDGSSGPHMWIVPMTSCCDSYDVNKKFLLKDKTDKIHIKDFTASQITDRSQNFWIKLNIDQTGFYRVKYDDELAAGLENAVKAKKLSLMDMIGIVEDSYALSIACKQTLTSLLRLLNAYRHESDYTVLSHVTSVCLGVDKISADATPDLSRDIKQLLIKLLLLAAKRVGWDPKDGESHLDAMLRSLLLIALVKLGHDETINEGIRRFHIFLEDRKSSLLPPDNRKAAYLAVMRTVSTSSRAGYEALLKIYRETSEAQEKSRILGSLSSCRDKDIVFEALNLMFTDEVRNQDAYDVLRGVSLEGREVAWAWLKENWDHVLKTWPSSQLVSMFVNYIVSPFTSEEKAAEVSEFFATRVKPSFERALKQSLERVRISARWIESIKREPNLARTVHQLLLQEV; this is translated from the exons ATGGCGGACTCGCCGGAGCAGTTCAGGGGGAAGTCCCGCCTCCCCCGCTTCGCCCAACCCCTCCGCTACGACCTCCTCCTCCGCCCCGACCTCGCCGCATGCACCTTCTCCGGCTCCGCGGCGGTCGCCGTCGCCGTCTCCGCGCCCACCCGTTTCCTCGTGCTCAACGCCGCCGAGCTTTCCGTCGACGGATCCTCCATCCGCTTCCAG GATTTGGCGCCTACGGAGGTGGTACAGTTCGAGGAAGATGAGATCCTGGTCATCGGGTTCCAAAAGGAGCTGCCCGTCGGCGAGGGCGTGCTCACCATGAACTTCACCGGGACCCTCAACGACCAGATGAGGGGATTCTACAGGAG CAAGTACGAGTACAAGGGGGAGTCCAAAAACATGGCAGTTACACAGTTTCAAGCTGCTGATGCACGGCGGTGCTTTCCATGCTGGGATGAGCCTGCATTTAAG GCCAAGTTCAAGTTAACATTACAAGTTCCATCTGAGCTGGTAGCATTGTCCAATATGCCAGTAGTTAAGGATACAGTTCATGGGCCTCTCAAGACTGTCTATTATGAGGAATCTCCACTTATGTCAACATATCTAATTGCTATAGTTGTTGGTTTATTTGATTACATAGAGAGCTCTACGTTAGAAG GCACCAAAGTTCGTGTGTATACCCAAGTTGGCATGACTAGTCAAGGAAAGTTCGCACTAGATGTTGGGGTGAAGTCACTGAATCTGTACAAAGA GGAATCAGCTTTGCTTTATGACGAGCAATTATCATCAGCATCTAACAAACAGCAG GTAGCAATAACTGTTGCACATGAACTGGCTCACCAATGGTTTGGCAATCTTGTAACCATGGAATGGTGGACTCACTTGTGGCTAAACGAGGGTTTTGCTTCCTGG GTGAGTTATTTAGCTGTAGAATCTATATTTCCCGAATGGAATAATTGGACGCAGTTCCTTGATGAGACGACCTCTGGCCTCAGACTGGATGCACTTGCAGAGTCTCATCCTATCGAG GTTGAAGTAAACCATGCCAGTGAAATTGGTGCGATTTTTGATTCCATAAGCTATGACAAGGGGGCTTCTGTCATTCGCATGCTAGAAAGCTACCTTGGTGCAGAACGTTTTCAG AAAGCTTTGGCTTCATATATAAAGAAGTATGCGTACTCAAACGCTAAAACCGAAGACCTGTGGGCTGTTCTTGAGGAGGAAACAGGGGAGCCTGTTAAAGATCTGATGACTACATGGACTAAGCAACAAGGATATCCTGTTATCTATGCAAAACTAAACGGGCAAGATTTGGAACTCGAGCAG GCTCAGTTTCTGTCAGATGGATCATCTGGTCCTCACATGTGGATTGTTCCCATGACATCATGCTGTGACTCGTATGATGTGAATAAAAAGTTTCTGTTGAAAGACAAGACTGATAAGATACATATAAAAGACTTTACGGCCTCCCAAATTACTGACAGAAGCCAAAACTTTTGGATCAAATTGAACATTGATCAAACTGGATTTTATAGAGTGAAATATGATGATGAACTTGCAGCCGGACTTGAAAATGCAGTAAAAGCCAAGAAACTCTCTTTAATGGATATGATTG GTATTGTGGAAGATTCATATGCCCTTTCTATTGCTTGCAAACAAACACTAACATCATTGCTGCGTCTGCTGAATGCTTATCGTCATGAGTCTGATTACACTGTACTTTCACATGTAACCTCT GTATGTTTAGGCGTTGATAAAATATCAGCTGATGCTACTCCTGACTTGTCTAGAGATATCAAACAACTTCTGATCAAGCTTCTTTTGTTAGCTGCCAA GAGAGTAGGCTGGGATCCTAAGGATGGTGAGAGCCATCTTGATGCAATGCTTAGGTCACTGCTCTTGATTGCCCTTGTTAAACTGGGACATGATGAGACTATAAATGAGGGAATTCGTCGTTTCCACATCTTCTTAGAAGACCGAAAAAGTTCCCTTCTGCCACCAGACAATAGAAAG GCAGCATACCTTGCTGTGATGCGGACCGTGAGTACATCAAGCAGAGCCGGTTACGAGGCTCTCCTGAAAATCTACAGGGAAACATCTGAAGCGCAGGAGAAGTCTCGTATCTTAG GCTCATTATCTTCATGCCGAGATAAGGATATTGTTTTTGAGGCATTGAACCTTATGTTTACAGATGAG GTACGGAATCAAGATGCATATGATGTCCTTCGTGGTGTTAGCTTAGAAGGACGAGAAGTTGCATGGGCCTGGCTGAAG GAAAATTGGGATCACGTCCTCAAGACTTGGCCATCAAGCCAACTCGTATCTATGTTTGTCAATTATATTGTTTCCCCG ttcacctccgaggagaaaGCCGCTGAGGTTTCTGAGTTCTTTGCCACTCGTGTGAAACCATCTTTCGAGAGAGCACTGAAGCAGAGCCTGGAGAGGGTGCGGATCAGCGCTAGATGGATCGAGAGCATCAAGAGGGAGCCAAACCTTGCCCGAACAGTGCATCAGTTGCTGCTGCAGGAGGTGTAA